One window from the genome of Candidatus Didemnitutus sp. encodes:
- a CDS encoding aminopeptidase has protein sequence MNDFAVRLNDYADAIVRVGVNLQPGQKLLVTDPYDQQGVARSAEVLVEAVQRAATGTGGGVEVLWSPSTQIRAMAEADQRGTFDRLVEQNTSRLAHHLRRGGAFLFLTGSQPRLMEGVPAANLAAQHEITWRHFGPIVQQLVRGAAQWCIAPAPSPSWAALTFADLPSEQRLAALWRCVFDSARATGDGRATDYWNEHLDRLVATADKLNAARRTVVHFTGAGTDLILKLPPQHHWCTAAQHTKRGVRHVINLPTEEIFTAPDCRSANGRIRVARPVCHAGTTIEGIELEFRAGRVVASAARTNADLLRELLATDEGAVRLGEVALLAAELGAPPPSWPATRAVFHHPLLDENAANHIALGEAYPFCHRGWWKRAVNRSLVHVDLPLDARAELS, from the coding sequence ATGAACGATTTCGCCGTCCGCTTGAACGACTACGCCGACGCCATCGTGCGCGTCGGCGTCAATCTCCAACCCGGCCAGAAGCTGCTCGTCACCGATCCTTACGACCAACAGGGCGTCGCCCGCAGCGCCGAAGTGCTGGTCGAAGCCGTTCAGCGCGCCGCAACCGGAACAGGCGGCGGCGTGGAAGTGCTCTGGAGCCCCAGCACGCAAATCCGCGCGATGGCCGAGGCCGACCAGCGCGGCACCTTCGACCGGCTCGTGGAACAGAACACGTCACGGCTCGCGCATCATCTCCGCCGCGGCGGCGCCTTCCTCTTTCTCACCGGCAGCCAGCCGCGACTGATGGAGGGCGTGCCGGCGGCCAACCTCGCCGCCCAGCACGAGATCACTTGGCGCCACTTCGGGCCGATCGTGCAACAGCTCGTCCGCGGCGCCGCGCAGTGGTGCATCGCTCCCGCCCCTTCGCCGAGCTGGGCTGCGCTGACCTTCGCCGACCTGCCGAGCGAACAACGCCTCGCTGCACTGTGGCGCTGCGTCTTCGACAGCGCGCGCGCGACCGGTGACGGTCGCGCCACCGACTATTGGAACGAGCACCTCGACCGCCTGGTCGCGACGGCCGACAAACTGAACGCCGCGCGCCGCACCGTCGTGCACTTCACTGGCGCAGGCACCGATCTCATCCTCAAGCTCCCGCCCCAACACCACTGGTGCACGGCCGCGCAGCACACAAAACGCGGCGTGCGCCACGTCATTAACCTGCCGACCGAGGAGATTTTCACTGCCCCCGATTGTCGCAGTGCGAATGGCCGCATCCGCGTCGCTCGCCCGGTTTGTCACGCCGGCACCACGATCGAAGGCATCGAACTCGAGTTCCGCGCCGGACGCGTTGTCGCGTCCGCTGCTCGCACGAACGCCGATCTGCTCCGCGAGCTCCTCGCCACCGACGAGGGCGCCGTGCGGCTCGGCGAGGTGGCATTGCTCGCTGCTGAACTCGGCGCGCCGCCCCCGTCCTGGCCCGCCACGCGCGCGGTGTTTCACCATCCCCTGCTCGACGAAAACGCGGCCAACCACATCGCGCTCGGCGAGGCGTATCCGTTCTGTCACCGCGGTTGGTGGAAGCGCGCCGTGAATCGCAGCCTTGTGCACGTCGACCTGCCGCTCGACGCCCGCGCGGAGCTCAGTTAA
- a CDS encoding sigma-70 family RNA polymerase sigma factor, giving the protein MPDSPPSPANDPDLLLRASAGDQAAFGQLMRAHYEPVFRTVFGILRNEHDARDVTQEVWVKVWQELPRFRGDAKFTTWVHPIAVRKSLDHLRKRRRWFDRFLPFASAGEDAPPEAVMVAEPSTETTARDEAEGGERREQLQRALDALPPKHRAVLTLREVQGLSYEEIAQAMELPIGTVMSRLYHARKMLAQKLKPSR; this is encoded by the coding sequence GTGCCGGACTCCCCCCCCAGCCCCGCCAACGATCCCGACTTGCTCCTGCGCGCCAGCGCCGGCGACCAAGCGGCGTTCGGCCAGCTCATGCGCGCGCACTACGAGCCGGTTTTCCGGACGGTATTCGGCATTTTGCGGAATGAACACGACGCGCGCGACGTCACACAGGAGGTGTGGGTCAAGGTCTGGCAGGAATTGCCGCGCTTCCGCGGCGACGCGAAGTTCACGACCTGGGTCCACCCCATCGCCGTGCGCAAATCCCTCGATCATCTCCGCAAGCGCCGCCGCTGGTTCGACCGGTTCCTGCCGTTCGCCAGCGCGGGCGAAGACGCACCGCCCGAGGCCGTGATGGTCGCGGAGCCATCGACCGAGACCACCGCCCGCGACGAGGCCGAGGGTGGCGAGCGCCGCGAGCAACTCCAGCGCGCCCTCGACGCACTGCCGCCCAAACACCGCGCCGTCCTCACGCTCCGCGAAGTGCAAGGCCTCAGCTACGAGGAAATCGCGCAGGCAATGGAGCTGCCCATCGGCACCGTCATGTCGCGCCTCTATCACGCACGGAAAATGCTCGCCCAGAAACTGAAACCTTCCCGATGA
- a CDS encoding zf-HC2 domain-containing protein: MNCRSAQSLLLTENDGVLTPAQHAELASHLASCAACRAYRAELAAALETLRADVQAAPLPDIDAEWRAVQAKIDATRSASAPRREKRRLAPVVWISAPLAAAAAVALTLFVGRPVPSDELANASGAEFAARVDYVDVADPSATPIVYSDKESGWLVVWAESADTGHTSG; this comes from the coding sequence ATGAACTGTCGCAGCGCCCAATCCCTGCTGCTCACCGAAAACGACGGCGTGCTTACTCCGGCTCAGCACGCCGAGCTGGCTTCGCACCTCGCGTCGTGCGCGGCGTGCCGCGCCTACCGCGCCGAGCTCGCAGCCGCCTTGGAGACGCTGCGGGCCGATGTGCAGGCCGCGCCCTTGCCGGACATCGACGCCGAATGGCGTGCGGTGCAGGCCAAGATCGATGCCACGCGCAGCGCCTCCGCACCGCGCCGTGAAAAACGACGGCTCGCACCGGTCGTTTGGATTTCCGCTCCCCTCGCCGCGGCCGCCGCCGTGGCGCTGACGCTCTTCGTCGGTCGCCCGGTGCCGAGCGACGAACTCGCGAACGCCAGCGGCGCGGAATTCGCCGCGCGCGTCGACTACGTCGATGTCGCCGATCCAAGCGCGACTCCGATTGTCTATTCGGACAAAGAGAGCGGCTGGCTCGTCGTCTGGGCCGAGAGCGCCGATACGGGCCACACCTCGGGTTGA
- a CDS encoding GNAT family N-acetyltransferase: protein MAAVGDTPIIVRSAVVADVPALCGLVRELGYTGTTEEVGERLARILSDDAQAVFVAARTGGVVGWLQVQATNLLESEPRGEIVGLVVTAAERGRGVGTVLVGAAEQWARGRGLALMGVRSNQVRLDARRFYERLGYAVTKTQLSFRKKL, encoded by the coding sequence GTGGCTGCCGTAGGCGACACGCCGATCATCGTTCGATCGGCTGTCGTAGCCGACGTGCCGGCGTTGTGCGGGCTCGTTCGCGAGCTTGGCTATACCGGCACGACCGAGGAAGTGGGCGAGCGGCTCGCGCGTATTCTCAGTGACGATGCGCAGGCGGTTTTCGTCGCGGCGCGAACCGGCGGTGTGGTCGGCTGGTTGCAAGTCCAGGCGACCAACCTGCTGGAATCGGAACCGCGCGGCGAGATCGTCGGATTGGTGGTCACGGCGGCGGAAAGGGGGCGTGGCGTCGGCACGGTCTTGGTCGGTGCGGCCGAGCAATGGGCGCGCGGGCGAGGCCTGGCGCTCATGGGCGTGCGTTCCAATCAAGTGCGGCTCGACGCGCGCCGTTTCTACGAGCGACTGGGATACGCCGTCACGAAGACCCAACTGAGTTTCCGGAAGAAGCTCTAG
- the menB gene encoding 1,4-dihydroxy-2-naphthoyl-CoA synthase, with product MIPAWKTAKNYEDIIYQKADGIAKITINRPEKRNAFRPQTVFELHEALLDAREDQKIGVVLLTGAGPAKDGKYAFCAGGDQSVRGHGGYIDAKGVPRLNILEVQKLIRSMPKVVIALVAGYAIGGGHVLHVMCDLTIAADNGIFGQVGPKMGSFDGGFGSSYLARMVGQKKAREIWFLCRQYNAQEALAMGLVNKVVPVAELEAEGVAWARDILQRSPLAIRCLKSAFNAELDGQSGVQELAGNATMLYYMTEEAKEFMTAQKEKRKPKAEQFPWLP from the coding sequence ATGATTCCCGCCTGGAAAACCGCCAAAAACTACGAGGACATCATCTACCAGAAGGCCGACGGCATCGCCAAAATCACGATCAACCGGCCCGAGAAGCGCAATGCGTTCCGTCCGCAGACGGTGTTCGAGCTGCATGAAGCGCTGCTCGACGCACGCGAGGACCAGAAGATCGGCGTCGTGCTCCTCACCGGCGCCGGCCCGGCCAAAGACGGCAAATACGCCTTCTGCGCCGGCGGCGACCAGTCGGTGCGCGGCCACGGTGGCTACATCGACGCGAAAGGCGTGCCGCGCCTGAACATTCTCGAGGTGCAGAAACTCATCCGTTCGATGCCCAAGGTCGTCATCGCGCTCGTGGCGGGTTACGCCATCGGCGGCGGCCACGTGCTTCACGTGATGTGCGATCTCACCATCGCCGCGGACAACGGCATCTTCGGCCAGGTCGGCCCCAAGATGGGCAGCTTCGACGGCGGCTTCGGCTCCAGTTACCTCGCGCGCATGGTCGGACAGAAGAAGGCCCGCGAAATCTGGTTCCTCTGTCGCCAATACAACGCCCAGGAGGCGCTCGCGATGGGACTCGTCAACAAGGTCGTGCCGGTCGCCGAGCTCGAGGCGGAGGGCGTTGCGTGGGCCCGGGATATCCTCCAACGCAGCCCGCTCGCGATCCGTTGCCTGAAGTCGGCTTTCAACGCCGAACTCGATGGCCAGAGCGGCGTGCAGGAACTCGCAGGCAACGCGACGATGCTCTACTACATGACTGAAGAGGCGAAGGAATTCATGACCGCGCAAAAGGAGAAGCGGAAGCCGAAGGCCGAGCAGTTCCCGTGGCTGCCGTAG